The Nocardia vinacea genome contains the following window.
CCAGAAGTCCGGCGGCGGAGAGGCTTTCGATCTCACCTACAAACGAGTTCGCCTGGGAACCCGCGCACACCAACGAATACTGTTGGCGCGCAGCCGGATTCCCAGGCGAATAAGAGGGGCTCAGCCGAGCAGGTGCCAGTCCTCGAGGCCGTTGTAGAGCGGCAGATCCCGGGCCAGCTTGGTGACGCGGGCACGCAGGGCATCGACATCGGAGCCGCCTGCCAATGCGGTGGCGATAATGTCGGCGACCTCGGTGAACTCGGCATCACCGAAACCACGGGTGGCCAGGGCGGCGGTGCCGATACGCAGGCCGGAGGTAACCATCGGCGGGCGCGGGTCGAACGGAACGGCATTGCGGTTCACCGTGATTCCGATTTCGTGCAGCAGATCCTCACCCTGCTGACCGTCGATCTCGGAGTTGCGCAGATCGACGAGCACCAGGTGCACATCGGTGCCGCCGGTGAGGACGCTGATGCCCTTGTCCTTGACGTCCGCACCGCCGAGCCGCTCGGCCAGAATCTTCGCACCGGACAGGGTGCGCTCTTGGCGCTCCTTGAATTCGGCGCCCGCCGCGATCTTGAACGCGACGGCCTTGGCGGCGATCACGTGCATGAGCGGGCCGCCCTGCTGACCCGGGAAGACCGAGCTGTTGAGCTTCTTGGCGTACTCCTGCTTGGCCAGGATCAGTCCGGAGCGCGGACCGCCCAGCGTCTTGTGCACGGTGGAGGACACCACATCGGCGTAGGGCACCGGCGAGGGGTGCAGACCGGCGGCGACCAGACCGGCGAAGTGCGCCATATCGACCCACAGCTTCGCGCCGACCTCATCGGCGATCTCCCGGAACGCCGCGAAGTCCTGGTGCCGCGGGTAGGCCGACCAACCGGCGACGATCACCTTCGGACGCGAGCTGAGCGCGGTCTTGCGCAGCTCCTCCATATCGATACGGTGATCTTCCTTGCTGACCCCGTAGGAGTGCACCTCGTAGAGCTTGCCGGAGAAGTTCAGCCGCATGCCGTGGGTGAGGTGACCGCCGTGCGCGAGGTCGAGGCCGAGCAGCCGGTCGCCCGGCTCCATCAGCGCCATCAGCACCGCGGCATTCGCCTGCGCGCCGGAATGCGGCTGTACATTGGCGAATTCGGCGCCGAAGAGTTCCTTGGCCCGATCGCGGGCGAGAGTCTCGACGACATCGACGTGCTCGCAGCCACCGTAGTAGCGACGGCCCGGGTAGCCCTCGGCGTACTTGTTGGTGAGCACGCTGCCTTGTGCCTGCAGCACCGCGCGCGGCACGAAGTTCTCCGAGGCGATCATCTCGAGGGTGTCGCGTTCGCGGGCGAGTTCGCCTGCCATCGCGGCAGCGACCTCCGGATCGAGCTCACCGAGGGATTGGGTATTGACAGAGGCGGTCGTCTGCGTCACCTGGCCGAGTCTATTGGCCGTCCGCGCCGCGCCGATCAGGGGGTTCTGTGTCTCGGTGTGCATCGCAACCTCCGTGGTCCGGGGTGGCCCGGAGTGCGCACCCCAAGGCCATGAGCCCAGCACCCAGGCGCGCGGTGCGGGGCGAGGGTGCTTCCCGGTGGTTGCTTCCACCTCGAGTGCGCCAGTCGCGGTCGCATCATCTTATCCGGGGGTCGGCAACGGGCCGAGACCCGTCAAGCCCCGGGGACGGCGGACCGCAATAAGGCGGTGAGATGCACTTGCGCGTCGTCGAGCGGCCGAGTGGATTTCAGCGCCCGGGATTGAATGATGGCGCCCTCCAACGCACTGATGACGAACCCGGCCAGCGACCGCGCCTCCTCGGCCGATAAACCCTTGTCACGCAATCCGTTCGCGATCTGGTCGGTCCAGTCGGTGAACACGGTGCCCGCAGCGGCCTGCACCCGCGGCTCGGATTCGGCGAGTGCGGCGCCGACGATCGGACATCCCGTGGCGAACACGGACTTTTCGAGCGTGCGCCGCCACCAGCCGACGAGCGCGTCGATCCATTGCTCGGCCGATCCGGAGCCGGTGATCTTGTCCGCCACTGCGACGAGACGCGCACCCGCCGTCTTGGTCGCAACCTCGACCAGCTCGCTTTTACCGGATGGAAAGTGCTGGTAGAGCGAGTTGCGGGAGGCACGGCTGCGTTCGAGCAGAGCGGCGAGCCCGGCGGCGTGCACGCCCTGTTCGCGCACCAGATCGATGGCGCTCTCGATCAGTCGGTCGCGCGGACCCAAGGTCATCGCCGTCCTCCTTGTCCATGCTTGCATGAACCGATCGGTCCATGCTGCAATCATGACAGATGTGAACCGATCGGTTCATCGAAAGGACGGGATTCATGAGCGAGCGAACATTCGACACAGCCGCATTTGCGGTCATGACGAAGCCGAGCGCCGAGGCGCGGTCATGAGCGCACCGACCGATCTGACGCAGCTGTCGGGACTCGAACTGCTGCGTACCGCGATGACGACGAAATCGCGGCCGCCGTTCATCGGCGATCTGCTCGGCCTGGAGGTCGAGGAACTCGAGTTCGGCAAGGCAGTCTTCGGACTCCGGACCCGGCCCGATTTCGCCAATCCGCTCGGGACCACGCACGGCGGCATCTGCGCCACCCTGCTCGATTCGGTGATGGGCTGTGCGGTGCACACCACGCTCGACGCCGGTGTCGGCTACACCACGCTGGAACTGAAGATCAACTACATCCGCGCGGTCCCCACCGACGGCCGTCGCCTGATCGCCACCGGCACCACCATCCACGTCGGCCGCACCACCGCGACCGCCGAGGGTCGCGTCGTCGACGACCAGGGCAAGCTGGTCGCACACGGCTCCACGACCTGCGTCATCTTCCGCTGAAGGAGCACAGCTATGAGTCAACGCACCACCGACGCCGCCGCGCGCAAGTTCCGGCGGGAACGGTTCATCGGGCGCTATCTCGCCAATCCCGCTGTCGGACTACTCGATCGAATCGGTATCCGCTCCTCCATGCTCGCCGAGTTGGAGACCATCGGCGCCAAATCGAGTCAGCCGCGTCGCGTGCCGGTCACCGTTTCGATCGACGACGAGGGCGCGTGGCTGATCTCCCAGCACGGCCACCGCGCGGGCTGGGCGCGCAATATCGCTGCGAATCCGCAGGTCCGGCTGCGTCAGGGCAAGCGCTGGTACACCGGCACCGCGGCCTTCGTCCCCGATGACGATGTGGTCGCCCGCGCCCGCGCCTTCGCGAAGGGCAGCGCCGCCGAATCGGCCACGGCCTGGACGATCAAGGCACTGGAATCCGACCCCATCTCGGTGCGCATCACCTTCACCGCGTGAGGATGTGCCTCGCGCGCGCCGAATGGGTCACGAACCAGTGCAAGCCATTACTCCAGCGCACTGTTCCGCAACAAGCCGCAGGTCGAGCGTGCCCATTGTTCAAGGGGCGCGAGTTTTCGGGGGCAGACGGGCGTTAACGCCAGGGCCGATATCACCGGTTTCACAGGCGAGTCCGTCCACATCGCTACCCCGAGGAGACGCCATGCTGAATCTGGTCTCGGTCCCGACATCGCCGCTCGATGCCCTCCTGCGGACGCTGTCCCAGTTGATCTGCACCATCTCCAGCGGCGGCGGTTGCGCCGTCATCCAGTAATCACATGACGCGCAGGGCACCGGGAGTGAGCGGTTCGTCGAGGAGGCGGCGGAAGCGATCGGCGCGGTCGTCGGCGTCGACGGCACGGTCGAGCCAACTGCCGAGGAGGCGGTAGCCCTCGACGTAGGTGCTGATGTAGGCGCGCCACAACGGCGAGGACAGAAAGCGCAGGGATTGGCGGGCGCGCTCGGGTGTGGTCAAGCTCCAGCGCTGCAGGAATTCGGCGACCTCGTCGGTGTCGCGGCGCCGATCGTGCAGCAGCAGCGCGGCATCCTGCCTGACCCCGAGCAATCCGGCCGAAGCATTCGAAAGCTGTTCGGCGCGTTCACCTTCGAAACGCAGACCCAGATCGGCGTAGATCTCCTGCGCCCACTTGCCCCAGCCCGGTCCGACAATCGAACGCAATGCCAGATCCGCAAGGCCCTCGGCCATCAGGCACTGCGGGGTGTTCACCAGGAACAGCGTCTGCTCGGCCTGCCCGTTCGCGACCAGACCGGCCTCCTTGCGGCAGTGCTCGGTGTGATGTCCCGGATAGGCCTCGTGCGCGATGAGGCCGGGCAGATGCGCCATATGCTGTTTGAGATCGGAGTTGATCGCCACCCGGGAGTGGTAGTTGCCCAGGTAGTAATTGAAGCCGGACCAGGGCTTATCCCCCACCACCTCATAGGTGACGTGCTCGTGGTCGGGCAGCGGATAACGCTCGCGCACCCGTTCCCGCAACGCACTCGAGAACGCCTCGACACAGACACTCAACCGCTCCGGCGGAATCTCATCGGCCTTGCGAAATGCGGTCACCCGCTCGGCGAGCGGGCCGTCACCGGGCAGCACCTCGTCCATCTGCCGGTGCGCCTCGCGGTAGTCCTCGACATCGCCGGGTGCGATATCGACATCGAAGTACGCGCGCACCTCGTCGACGAACCCGATGTCGTCCCCGGCGAACTTGCGACCGGAGCATTCCAGCGCCCGCAGATGCACATCGAGGAATTCGGTCCGCTGCCGCGGCAATTCGGCCGCGGGCAGTTCCGCACGCAATGCCGCCGCCCGCCGCGCCAACTCGCGCGGCTCGGGAGCGGGCGCGTTCTCCACCTCGCGACGCAACGCCGGATCGCCGGTATAGGCGTCGACGAAACCTTCCTCCAGCCGGTCGAATGCCAAGCCGAGCCGCAGGTACTCGGTCACGAGGGGATGCGCTTCCATGTCCGCCGACATTAGCCGCTGAAGGCCATGTCATCGACCGGTTACCACCCGGTATCGGCACCCCGCGTTTCACACGATGTTGACGCAGAGCAGAATTCGGCTATGCGAGAGCTGGACCGAATCTCATACAGTCGGCGCGCGATGTATGCGTGTTTGCCTGAACGGAGTGTCGGGTAAGTGGCACGAATGAGCGAGCCGAGTCCCTATGTGGAATTCGACCGGAAACAGTGGCGGACCCTGCGTAAGTCGACTCCCCTGGTGCTCACCGAGGAAGAACTGATCGGTCTTCGCGGCCTCGGCGAACAGATCGATCTGGAAGAGGTCGCCGAGGTCTACCTCCCGCTCGCTCGCCTCATCCACCTGCAGGTCGCCGCACGTCAGCGGCTGTTCGCCGCGACCGCGACCTTTCTCGGGGAGACCCATCCCGATGAACAGGTGCCATTCGTGATCGGTGTCGCCGGCAGCGTCGCGGTCGGAAAATCCACCACCGCCCGCGTACTACAGGCGCTACTCGCGCGGTGGGATCACCATCCGCGTGTGGATTTGGTCACAACCGACGGATTCCTATATCCCACCGCGGAACTGAATCGGCGCGGCATCATGCACCGCAAGGGTTTTCCAGAAAGTTATGATCGCCGCAAACTACTGCGCTTCGTCACCGAGGTGAAATCCGGTGCAGCCGAAGTATGTGCGCCGGTGTATTCACATATCTCCTACGACATCGTGCCGAGCAAGTTCCACTGCGTGACTCAGCCCGACATTCTCATCGTGGAGGGTCTCAATGTGCTGCAGACCGGTCCGCGGTTGATGGTCTCGGATCTGTTCGACTTCTCGATCTACGTCGACGCACGCATCGAGGACATCGAGAACTGGTATGTGCAACGGTTTCTCACGCTGCGCGAGACCGCCTTCGCCGATCCGAACGCGCATTTCCACCACTACGCGGGCTTCACCGACGACCAGGCAACGGCCGCCGCGAAGGAGATCTGGAACTCCACCAACCGGCCCAATCTGGTCGACAACATCCTGCCCACCCGTCCGCGCGCGACGCTGGTGCTGCGCAAGGACGCCGACCACAGCATCAACCGGCTGCGGTTGCGCAAGCTCTAGCCGTAGCGACTGCTTGCAGGCCGTAGCGACTGCTTGCAGGCCGTAGCGACTGCTTGCAGGTCGCTCGAAACGGTCAGCTCGAAACGGTCAGCTCGAAAGAGTCACAGCTTCCAGGCCGCGTCCAGCCGGGCGGCGACATCGATATCGCGCACCGCGGCGATATGCGGTTTGCGGATTTCGGTGGCGAGATAGCGCGCGACGAAGCGCCGGATCTCGTGGTCGACGCTGGCCAGGATGCGCAGCAGCTGTCCGCGTTTGGTGGCGGTGGCCACATTGATGCGAACATCGCTCGGGCGCGGCTCGGCGATATCGATGACGACCCGCAGCGGTTCGGCGGTGCGCACAGTCAAATGCAGGTGGATATTGCCGTCGATGTGGAAGCGGTGCCGGTCGACGGCGAGATCGAGCAGCAGATCTACATCGAGCGGGATGACCAGCTCGAAGGAGATGACCTCGTCGACGTACCGTTGCAGCTTCGGTTCTCCGAGTCGCACCTGCGCCGCGACCTTCGCCAATTTGGCGGGCCCGACACCGATCGGGCCGAAATCGAAGGCGGCACCGGTCAACTGGGCGAATGCACCCGAGATGCGCTGTTCCGAGGCCGCATATTCCAGGAAGCGCCGACCGAATTCCGCATAGCCGATGTAGGACATCTGCTCCCCCTTCGGCCCGGGCACAGCACTCGTCGACTCGTCCACAAACCGGACGGTACGCGAATGTCGTTGCGTCAGATACCGAAGCGGCGATGTCGAGCGGCGTAGTCGCGCAAGGCGCGCAGGAAGTCCACCCGTCGGAATTCCGGCCAGTAGGCCTCGGTGAACCATATTTCCGAGTATGCGCTCTGCCACAGCAAAAATCCGGAAAGACGCTGCTCACCGGAGGTTCGGATGACCAAGTCGGGATCCGGCTGGCCGGAGGTGTAGAGGTGCTGGCCGATGGAATTCACGGTGATCGACTGGACCAGATCCTCCCCGGTCTCCCCCGCCACGATCTCCTGGCGGACCAGCTTGCGGACCGCATCCGCGATCTCCTGCCGACCGCCGTAGCCGACCGCGACATTCACGTGCACACCGTCACGTCCGATGGTTCGTTCGGCGGCCGTGCGCAGCCGCTTGGCGACCAACTCCGGAAAGCCGTCGAGGGTGCCGACGATGCGCACACTCCAGTTCTGTTCCGGTGCGGACAGCTCCTCGACGACATCGGTGATCACCTCGAACAGGGTCTCCAGTTCGTCGGGATCGCGCTGCAGATTCTCGGTGGACAGCAGATAGACGGTCACCATCTCGATGCCCTCGTCCGCGCACCAGCCGACCAGTTCGGCGATTTTCAGCGCGCCGACCCGATGCCCGTGGGTCACATCGGTGAAACCGTTTTCTCTGGCCCAGCGCCGATTACCATCGCACATCACCGCGACGTGCCGAGGATGTTGTTTGCCGGCCAGCTGCTTGGACAGCCGCGCCTCGTAGATGCGGTATGGCAAACCACGCACCTGACTCGGAAGCTCCACGGCGACCAACCCTACGCCTCAGCGGCGCGATCCCGGCATCGACTGTGGTTCCGGGTACAGTGACCAAGTACCGGAACTTACGGTACCGTAGGTTACCGGCGGGTATCACTAGGAGGTAACTCGGTGTCCGAAATAATCGGCACGACCGATGCGACACCTGTCGCGATCCCGGGCACGTCGATACTGATCAAGCCGCGGATGCGGGGCTGGATTCACACCTGGGCGGTCGGCATTGCGGCTATCGCGGTGCTCGTTTTGGTCTTGAAGGCCGCAAGCGTCTCGGCGACGGCAAGCTGGTCCACTCTGATCTACGGGCTGACGGTGTGCGGGTTGTTCGGCATCAGCGCCGTATACCACCGGGTGACTTGGGCCACCGCGAAGGCGCGCATCCAGATGAAGCGGGCCGACCATTCGATGATCTTCCTGTTCATCGCGGGCAGCTATACGCCGTTCGCATTGCTCGGCCTGCCGGGCCGAACGGGCCAGATACTGCTGCTGGTCGTGTGGCTCGGCGCGCTGGCCGGTGTGGCGCTGAAACTGTTGTGGCCGACCGCGCCCCGTTGGGTCGGGGTGCCGCTGTATCTGCTGCTCGGTTGGGCGATCGTGCCGGTGGCCGGGCAGCTCAACGCGAATATCGGCATCGCACCGCTGATCCTGCTGCTCATCGGCGGTCTGGTCTACAGCGGTGGCGCGATCCTCTACGCGACCAAATGGCCGAACCCGTGGCCCACCGTCTTCGGCCACCACGAGTTCTTCCACGCCGCGACGGTGTTCGCCGCCCTCTGCCACTACGCCGCGATCTGGTTGGTCGTGCTGCGCTGAGTGCATCCGGGCACCCCGCCCGTGCACCGAGCACCCGCACAGCGGATGCCCGGCTCTGACCATGGGGTGCCCGGTACGTACGAGCCGGGCAGCCGGAGCATCGCGGGCATGCCGAATTGCTCTTTGCGGCAATAGAGTTGGGGACGGATGCGGATCCGGAAAATAGCGGGGCGAAATGACACAGCAGACGATCGAGACCGGTAGACAGCAGGCGGGGCGCGAGCAGGGAATCGGCTACCGCTGGGGCGTGGCGATGGCACAGCACCGGCGGATCGTCGTCGCGGTATGGCTGGTGCTGATCGCCGCGTGCGCGGTCGCCTACCCGCAACTCAACGGCCGCCTGGAGGCCATGGAATTCCACGCCGACAAGGCGGAATCGACGCGGATCACCGAACTGCTCGCCGCGCACTATCCGGATCTGGGAGCCGAACAGCTTGCGCTGGTCTTCGATTCGGAGCAGCGGACCGTCGATGATCCGGCTTACCGAGCGATCGTGGAGCGGGCGGTCGCGGATCTGCGCGGGGTTCCCGGGGTGCGGGTCGCGGTGGGGCCGTTCCAGGGAGATCAAACGTCGCAGATCTCGGCGAGCAGGCATGCGGCGCTTGCGGTCGTCGGGATCGACGGCACGATTCCGGAGCGGGCAGAACTGGCCGGTGAGCTGCAGGAACGTACGGGACAGTTCTCCGGAGACGGGGTGACCGTCGGGCTCACCGGCTTCTCACCGGTGCTGCGCGATCTGATGGAGATCGAGGTGGCCGATTCCGGGCGGGCCGAGGCGCTGGGCCTGCCGGTAGCGTTCGTGCTGCTCATCCTCGCGCTCGGCACGGTGGTCGCCGCGTTGGTGCCGGTAGTGGTGGCGTTGAGCGGACTGCTGCTCGCCTTCGGCGGACTGTTTCTGCTTTCGCATGTGATGGCGACCAGTTCGCTGTTGCTGGCCGTCGCGACCATGATCGGCACCGGCATCGGGCTGGACTATGCGATGTTCGTGGTCAGTCGGTTCCGCGAAGAGCTCGGGAAGCCGGGCGGGAGTTCCGCGGCCGGTGTGGCGCATGCCTGCGGGATCGCGATCGCCACGGCAGGTAAGACGATCGTCGCCTCGGGCTTCATCGTGATGATCTCGCTGTGCTCGCTGGTGGTGGTGCGCGCGCCAGTGTTCCGCGGTATCGCCGTAGGCGTGGTGATCGCGGTCGTGGCCGCGCTGATGGTGGCGCTGACGCTGCTGCCGGCGGTGCTGGCAATGCTCGGATCGCGGGTGAATCGCGGTGCGCTGCCAGCTCGGTGGCAGCCGTTGGAGACCCGGCCGGGATCGGATGCCGATCCGGCGAGCGGGCGGTGGGCGCGGTGGAGTCGGATCGTGATGGCACGGCCGGTGGTGTTCGGTATCGCGGCCACGCTGGTGTTGCTGGTGGCGGCCGCGCCACTGACCGGAATTCGCTACGGCATGGATATGGGCACCGCGGCGATGGGCGATACCGCGTCCGGCAAGGCGAGCA
Protein-coding sequences here:
- a CDS encoding nitroreductase family deazaflavin-dependent oxidoreductase, with protein sequence MSQRTTDAAARKFRRERFIGRYLANPAVGLLDRIGIRSSMLAELETIGAKSSQPRRVPVTVSIDDEGAWLISQHGHRAGWARNIAANPQVRLRQGKRWYTGTAAFVPDDDVVARARAFAKGSAAESATAWTIKALESDPISVRITFTA
- a CDS encoding isoprenyl transferase, with product MVAVELPSQVRGLPYRIYEARLSKQLAGKQHPRHVAVMCDGNRRWARENGFTDVTHGHRVGALKIAELVGWCADEGIEMVTVYLLSTENLQRDPDELETLFEVITDVVEELSAPEQNWSVRIVGTLDGFPELVAKRLRTAAERTIGRDGVHVNVAVGYGGRQEIADAVRKLVRQEIVAGETGEDLVQSITVNSIGQHLYTSGQPDPDLVIRTSGEQRLSGFLLWQSAYSEIWFTEAYWPEFRRVDFLRALRDYAARHRRFGI
- the coaA gene encoding type I pantothenate kinase; this encodes MARMSEPSPYVEFDRKQWRTLRKSTPLVLTEEELIGLRGLGEQIDLEEVAEVYLPLARLIHLQVAARQRLFAATATFLGETHPDEQVPFVIGVAGSVAVGKSTTARVLQALLARWDHHPRVDLVTTDGFLYPTAELNRRGIMHRKGFPESYDRRKLLRFVTEVKSGAAEVCAPVYSHISYDIVPSKFHCVTQPDILIVEGLNVLQTGPRLMVSDLFDFSIYVDARIEDIENWYVQRFLTLRETAFADPNAHFHHYAGFTDDQATAAAKEIWNSTNRPNLVDNILPTRPRATLVLRKDADHSINRLRLRKL
- a CDS encoding TetR/AcrR family transcriptional regulator, coding for MTLGPRDRLIESAIDLVREQGVHAAGLAALLERSRASRNSLYQHFPSGKSELVEVATKTAGARLVAVADKITGSGSAEQWIDALVGWWRRTLEKSVFATGCPIVGAALAESEPRVQAAAGTVFTDWTDQIANGLRDKGLSAEEARSLAGFVISALEGAIIQSRALKSTRPLDDAQVHLTALLRSAVPGA
- the glyA gene encoding serine hydroxymethyltransferase, whose amino-acid sequence is MTQTTASVNTQSLGELDPEVAAAMAGELARERDTLEMIASENFVPRAVLQAQGSVLTNKYAEGYPGRRYYGGCEHVDVVETLARDRAKELFGAEFANVQPHSGAQANAAVLMALMEPGDRLLGLDLAHGGHLTHGMRLNFSGKLYEVHSYGVSKEDHRIDMEELRKTALSSRPKVIVAGWSAYPRHQDFAAFREIADEVGAKLWVDMAHFAGLVAAGLHPSPVPYADVVSSTVHKTLGGPRSGLILAKQEYAKKLNSSVFPGQQGGPLMHVIAAKAVAFKIAAGAEFKERQERTLSGAKILAERLGGADVKDKGISVLTGGTDVHLVLVDLRNSEIDGQQGEDLLHEIGITVNRNAVPFDPRPPMVTSGLRIGTAALATRGFGDAEFTEVADIIATALAGGSDVDALRARVTKLARDLPLYNGLEDWHLLG
- the trhA gene encoding PAQR family membrane homeostasis protein TrhA — encoded protein: MRGWIHTWAVGIAAIAVLVLVLKAASVSATASWSTLIYGLTVCGLFGISAVYHRVTWATAKARIQMKRADHSMIFLFIAGSYTPFALLGLPGRTGQILLLVVWLGALAGVALKLLWPTAPRWVGVPLYLLLGWAIVPVAGQLNANIGIAPLILLLIGGLVYSGGAILYATKWPNPWPTVFGHHEFFHAATVFAALCHYAAIWLVVLR
- a CDS encoding MMPL family transporter — encoded protein: MTQQTIETGRQQAGREQGIGYRWGVAMAQHRRIVVAVWLVLIAACAVAYPQLNGRLEAMEFHADKAESTRITELLAAHYPDLGAEQLALVFDSEQRTVDDPAYRAIVERAVADLRGVPGVRVAVGPFQGDQTSQISASRHAALAVVGIDGTIPERAELAGELQERTGQFSGDGVTVGLTGFSPVLRDLMEIEVADSGRAEALGLPVAFVLLILALGTVVAALVPVVVALSGLLLAFGGLFLLSHVMATSSLLLAVATMIGTGIGLDYAMFVVSRFREELGKPGGSSAAGVAHACGIAIATAGKTIVASGFIVMISLCSLVVVRAPVFRGIAVGVVIAVVAALMVALTLLPAVLAMLGSRVNRGALPARWQPLETRPGSDADPASGRWARWSRIVMARPVVFGIAATLVLLVAAAPLTGIRYGMDMGTAAMGDTASGKASKVASENFAPGLLAPITIVVTGSGDTPLNATAAGEVQNFLTALRSDERVEQVLPIQRDGRIFAMVVAKSAFDSSEADQLVREIRDRATALPGDVLVGGATAEFADMSDEITGKLPLVVALVLCCSFVFLIAAFRSIALPIKAIVMNLLATGAALGITVAVFQWGVGESLLGFHSTGFIQVFLPTMVFAILFGLSMDYEVFLIRRIKEFWENSARAAADNEYAVAAGLQHTARPISAAAAIMVVIFGSFLTASVLELKQVGLALAVAVAIDAALVRLVLVPALMKLFGTWNWWLPGSGTPVRVGVSVRTHATAQAGSDPDVRAP
- a CDS encoding PaaI family thioesterase is translated as MSAPTDLTQLSGLELLRTAMTTKSRPPFIGDLLGLEVEELEFGKAVFGLRTRPDFANPLGTTHGGICATLLDSVMGCAVHTTLDAGVGYTTLELKINYIRAVPTDGRRLIATGTTIHVGRTTATAEGRVVDDQGKLVAHGSTTCVIFR
- a CDS encoding DUF885 domain-containing protein translates to MEAHPLVTEYLRLGLAFDRLEEGFVDAYTGDPALRREVENAPAPEPRELARRAAALRAELPAAELPRQRTEFLDVHLRALECSGRKFAGDDIGFVDEVRAYFDVDIAPGDVEDYREAHRQMDEVLPGDGPLAERVTAFRKADEIPPERLSVCVEAFSSALRERVRERYPLPDHEHVTYEVVGDKPWSGFNYYLGNYHSRVAINSDLKQHMAHLPGLIAHEAYPGHHTEHCRKEAGLVANGQAEQTLFLVNTPQCLMAEGLADLALRSIVGPGWGKWAQEIYADLGLRFEGERAEQLSNASAGLLGVRQDAALLLHDRRRDTDEVAEFLQRWSLTTPERARQSLRFLSSPLWRAYISTYVEGYRLLGSWLDRAVDADDRADRFRRLLDEPLTPGALRVM